A region of Ornithorhynchus anatinus isolate Pmale09 chromosome 5, mOrnAna1.pri.v4, whole genome shotgun sequence DNA encodes the following proteins:
- the HSPB6 gene encoding heat shock protein beta-6, translated as MDVPVSLQPSWLRRPLGAPGPAVPSRLFDQRFGEGLLEAELAALGVPGLGPTILRAPSVALRPEPGPTEGHFSVLLDVKHFSPEEISVKVADGHVEVHARHEERQDEHGFIRREFHRRYRLPPGVDGTRVTSALSPEGILAIEGAPSPSPQGTTSPSPQGTTPAPP; from the exons ATGGACGTGCCCGTGTCTCTCCAGCCGTCGTGGCTGCGCCGCCCGCTcggcgccccgggcccggccgtccCCTCCCGCCTCTTCGACCAGCGTTTCGGGGAGGGGCTGCTGGAGGCCGAGCTGGCGGCCCTGGGCGTCCCCGGGCTGGGCCCCACCATCCTGCGGGCCCCCAGCGTGGCGCTGCGCCCCGAACCCGGCCCCACCGAG gGCCACTTCTCCGTGCTGCTGGACGTCAAACACTTCTCCCCGGAGGAGATCAGCGTCAAGGTGGCCGACGGGCACGTGGAGGTGCACGCGCGGCACGAGGAGCGCCAG GACGAACACGGCTTCATCAGGCGGGAGTTTCACCGCCGCTATCGTCTGCCCCCCGGCGTGGACGGCACGCGTGTGACTTCGGCCCTCTCCCCGGAAGGGATCCTGGCCATCGAGGGGGCccctagccccagcccccaggGGACCACTAGCCCCAGCCCCCAAGGGaccacccccgctcccccctaG
- the LIN37 gene encoding protein lin-37 homolog isoform X3, with translation MFPVKVKVEKAELEMTKARSHLDAVLQCLLEKSDVDREPLEDETGKTPADAHSKEISPSAAGKRPSARLSHHRRKKRKEMEEGLPEGGQQRSNTYVIKLFDRSVDLAQFGENTPLYPICRAWMRNSPTVREREASPSPPLPLLPEDEETPESDPSMSALIHRNMERWRMVRQRWKEASQRNQLRYADSMKILRDMYERQ, from the exons ATGTTCCCCGTGAaggtgaaggtggagaaagcag AGCTGGAGATGACCAAAGCCCGGAGCCACCTGGACGCCGTGCTGCAGTGCCTGCTGGAGAAGAGCGACGTGGACCG ggaGCCACTGGAAGATGAAACCGGGAAGACACCCGCAGATGCCCACAGCAA GGAGATCTCCCCCTCGGCAGCCGGCAAACG CCCTTCCGCCCGCCTCTCCCATCACCGGCGGAAGAAACggaaagaaatggaggagggTCTCCCCGAGGGGGGACAGCAGCGATCCA ACACCTATGTCATCAAGTTGTTCGACCGCAGCGTGGACCTAGCCCAGTTCGGCGAGAACACCCCCCTCTATCCCATCTGCCGCGCCTGGATGCGAAACAGCCCCACGGTGCGGGAGCGCGAGgcgtcccccagccccccgctgcCCCTTCTGCCCGAGGACGAAGAG ACTCCGGAGTCGGACCCTTCCATGTCCGCCCTCATCCACCGCAACATGGAGCGCTGGAGAATGGTCCGCCAGAG gtggAAGGAAGCATCCCAGAGGAACCAGCTTCGTTACGCGGACAGTATGAAGATTCTCCGGGACATGTACGAGCGGCAGTGa
- the LIN37 gene encoding protein lin-37 homolog isoform X2 — translation MTKARSHLDAVLQCLLEKSDVDREPLEDETGKTPADAHSKEISPSAAGKRPSARLSHHRRKKRKEMEEGLPEGGQQRSNTYVIKLFDRSVDLAQFGENTPLYPICRAWMRNSPTVREREASPSPPLPLLPEDEEGAEVLNGRNRDVYSLPPPAAPCPGGEVSSPRIPSPLQPEAQGAPDATPESDPSMSALIHRNMERWRMVRQRWKEASQRNQLRYADSMKILRDMYERQ, via the exons ATGACCAAAGCCCGGAGCCACCTGGACGCCGTGCTGCAGTGCCTGCTGGAGAAGAGCGACGTGGACCG ggaGCCACTGGAAGATGAAACCGGGAAGACACCCGCAGATGCCCACAGCAA GGAGATCTCCCCCTCGGCAGCCGGCAAACG CCCTTCCGCCCGCCTCTCCCATCACCGGCGGAAGAAACggaaagaaatggaggagggTCTCCCCGAGGGGGGACAGCAGCGATCCA ACACCTATGTCATCAAGTTGTTCGACCGCAGCGTGGACCTAGCCCAGTTCGGCGAGAACACCCCCCTCTATCCCATCTGCCGCGCCTGGATGCGAAACAGCCCCACGGTGCGGGAGCGCGAGgcgtcccccagccccccgctgcCCCTTCTGCCCGAGGACGAAGAG GGGGCCGAGGTGTTGAACGGGAGGAACCGGGATGTGTACAGcttgcccccccccgccgccccctgcccGGGGGGGGAGGTCTCCAGCCCCCGCATCCCTTCTCCCCTGCAGCCAGAGGCCCAGGGGGCCCCAGACGCG ACTCCGGAGTCGGACCCTTCCATGTCCGCCCTCATCCACCGCAACATGGAGCGCTGGAGAATGGTCCGCCAGAG gtggAAGGAAGCATCCCAGAGGAACCAGCTTCGTTACGCGGACAGTATGAAGATTCTCCGGGACATGTACGAGCGGCAGTGa
- the LIN37 gene encoding protein lin-37 homolog isoform X1, whose protein sequence is MFPVKVKVEKAELEMTKARSHLDAVLQCLLEKSDVDREPLEDETGKTPADAHSKEISPSAAGKRPSARLSHHRRKKRKEMEEGLPEGGQQRSNTYVIKLFDRSVDLAQFGENTPLYPICRAWMRNSPTVREREASPSPPLPLLPEDEEGAEVLNGRNRDVYSLPPPAAPCPGGEVSSPRIPSPLQPEAQGAPDATPESDPSMSALIHRNMERWRMVRQRWKEASQRNQLRYADSMKILRDMYERQ, encoded by the exons ATGTTCCCCGTGAaggtgaaggtggagaaagcag AGCTGGAGATGACCAAAGCCCGGAGCCACCTGGACGCCGTGCTGCAGTGCCTGCTGGAGAAGAGCGACGTGGACCG ggaGCCACTGGAAGATGAAACCGGGAAGACACCCGCAGATGCCCACAGCAA GGAGATCTCCCCCTCGGCAGCCGGCAAACG CCCTTCCGCCCGCCTCTCCCATCACCGGCGGAAGAAACggaaagaaatggaggagggTCTCCCCGAGGGGGGACAGCAGCGATCCA ACACCTATGTCATCAAGTTGTTCGACCGCAGCGTGGACCTAGCCCAGTTCGGCGAGAACACCCCCCTCTATCCCATCTGCCGCGCCTGGATGCGAAACAGCCCCACGGTGCGGGAGCGCGAGgcgtcccccagccccccgctgcCCCTTCTGCCCGAGGACGAAGAG GGGGCCGAGGTGTTGAACGGGAGGAACCGGGATGTGTACAGcttgcccccccccgccgccccctgcccGGGGGGGGAGGTCTCCAGCCCCCGCATCCCTTCTCCCCTGCAGCCAGAGGCCCAGGGGGCCCCAGACGCG ACTCCGGAGTCGGACCCTTCCATGTCCGCCCTCATCCACCGCAACATGGAGCGCTGGAGAATGGTCCGCCAGAG gtggAAGGAAGCATCCCAGAGGAACCAGCTTCGTTACGCGGACAGTATGAAGATTCTCCGGGACATGTACGAGCGGCAGTGa
- the PSENEN gene encoding gamma-secretase subunit PEN-2: MNLERVSNEEKLNLCRKYYLGGFALLPFLWLVNVFWFFREAFLAPAYSEQGQIKSYVQRSAVGLLFWLVVLTAWITVFQTHRAQWGEVGDYLSFTIPLGLP, translated from the exons ATGAATCTGGAGCGGGTCTCCAACGAGGAGAAACTTAATCTCTGCCGGAAATACTACCTGG GCGGCTttgccctcctgcccttcctctggcTGGTCAACGTTTTCTGGTTCTTCAGAGAGGCCTTCCTGGCCCCGGCCTACTCGGAGCAGGGACAGATCAAGAGCT ATGTGCAGCGGTCAGCAGTCGGGCTCCTGTTCTGGCTGGTGGTGTTGACCGCTTGGATCACCGTATTCCAGACACATCGTGCAcagtggggagaggttggggacTACCTCTCCTTCACCATCCCCCTGGGGCTGCCTTGA
- the U2AF1L4 gene encoding splicing factor U2AF 26 kDa subunit isoform X2, whose product MAEYLASIFGTEKDKVNCSFYFKIGACRHGDRCSRLHNKPTFSQTIVLLNLYRNPQNTAQTADGSHCHVSDVEVQEHYDSFFEFRREEDAERAVSELNNRWFNGQAVQAELSPVTDFRESCCRQYEMGECTRGGFCNFMHLRPISRDLRRQLYGRGRRHRGLSPPPRPQAGHRPRERKRRRSPDHRHGRF is encoded by the exons ATGGCCGAGTATTTAGCCTCGATTTTCGGCACCGAAAAGGAtaa GGTTAACTGCTCTTTTTACTTTAAGATCGGGGCCTGCCGGCACGGGGACCGGTGCTCCCGACTCCACAATAAGCCCACTTTTAGCCAG ACCATCGTCCTACTCAACCTCTATCGCAACCCGCAGAACACGGCGCAGACGGCAGACGGTTCCCACT GCCATGTCAGCGACGTGGAGGTGCAAGAGCATTACGACAGCTTCTTTGag TTTCGGCGGGAGGAGGATGCAGAACGGGCCGTCAGTGAGCTCAACAACCGCTGGTTCAACGGGCAGGCCGTGCAGGCCGAGCTGTCCCCCGTGACCGACTTCCGAGAGTCGTGCTGCCGGCAGTATGAGATGGG ggagTGCACCCGTGGTGGCTTCTGTAACTTCATGCACCTGCGACCCATATCGCGGGACCTCCGGCGGCAGCTGTACGGGCGAGGTCGCCGACACAG GGGCCTGTCTCCGCCGCCCAGGCCGCAGGCCGGACACCGTCCTcgggagaggaagcggaggcgCTCCCCGGACCACCGGCACGGACGCTTCTGa
- the U2AF1L4 gene encoding splicing factor U2AF 26 kDa subunit isoform X1 codes for MAEYLASIFGTEKDKVNCSFYFKIGACRHGDRCSRLHNKPTFSQTIVLLNLYRNPQNTAQTADGSHCHVSDVEVQEHYDSFFEEVFTELQEKYGEIEEMNVCDNLGDHLVGNVYVKFRREEDAERAVSELNNRWFNGQAVQAELSPVTDFRESCCRQYEMGECTRGGFCNFMHLRPISRDLRRQLYGRGRRHRGLSPPPRPQAGHRPRERKRRRSPDHRHGRF; via the exons ATGGCCGAGTATTTAGCCTCGATTTTCGGCACCGAAAAGGAtaa GGTTAACTGCTCTTTTTACTTTAAGATCGGGGCCTGCCGGCACGGGGACCGGTGCTCCCGACTCCACAATAAGCCCACTTTTAGCCAG ACCATCGTCCTACTCAACCTCTATCGCAACCCGCAGAACACGGCGCAGACGGCAGACGGTTCCCACT GCCATGTCAGCGACGTGGAGGTGCAAGAGCATTACGACAGCTTCTTTGag gaGGTGTTCACTGAGCTGCAGGAGAAGTATGGGGAGATTGAGGAGATGAACGTGTGTGACAACCTGGGGGACCACCTAGTGGGCAACGTCTACGTGAAG TTTCGGCGGGAGGAGGATGCAGAACGGGCCGTCAGTGAGCTCAACAACCGCTGGTTCAACGGGCAGGCCGTGCAGGCCGAGCTGTCCCCCGTGACCGACTTCCGAGAGTCGTGCTGCCGGCAGTATGAGATGGG ggagTGCACCCGTGGTGGCTTCTGTAACTTCATGCACCTGCGACCCATATCGCGGGACCTCCGGCGGCAGCTGTACGGGCGAGGTCGCCGACACAG GGGCCTGTCTCCGCCGCCCAGGCCGCAGGCCGGACACCGTCCTcgggagaggaagcggaggcgCTCCCCGGACCACCGGCACGGACGCTTCTGa
- the IGFLR1 gene encoding IGF-like family receptor 1 encodes MRRSPGVLLAGLALLLPGGAASGSRSGHCGRLEFYAPRARCCHLCQHYFSHFPRQGLEFAPNCGVRDDGGREEAPLAACKPGYENPDGDALCHRIGEPRARGPPALPRGRRARLCAPPQTSGTPVTRTARTETAAHGPTPVPGGPTLEKSHREEEEEKEEDLSKEPRSHPAPASPSPTRHPFPAGSVAGYVLAASLVLGSTVALLLLLHAWRLRGQASSSPAAPGQPGPTEEWVLKPAEPTVLRAGGAGVEPSAPPSHPGVGPPSPPIARPPLAALPLSRLLDQLEVLEELVLLLDPEPGPGGGGSAWGTTRHLAARYGLPAPWVTFVYSLRPARSPLRALLETVVARDPAAHLGQLAAHLEALGRGDALRALARLAWGGVAGEEGAGGARRRAGSKYGGFIFGHGAP; translated from the exons ATGCGGCGAAGCCCGGGGGTCCTCCTGGCGGGGTTGGCGCTGCTCCTGCCCGGGGGGGCCGCCTCCGGCTCCCGCTCCGGCCACTGCGGCCGCCTCGAGTTCTACGCCCCGCGGGCCCGTTGCTGTCACCTCTGCCAACACTACTTCTCGCACTTCCCCCGCCAGg GCCTTGAGTTTGCCCCCAACTGCGGGGTTCGCGACGACGGCGGCAGGGAGGAGGCCCCGCTGGCAGCCTGCAAGCCCGGCTACGAAAACCCGGACGGGGACGCGCTGTGCCACCGGATCGGAGAGCCCCGCGCCCGCGGGCCCCCCGCGCTGCCTCGGGGCAGGCGGGCCCGGCTCTGCGCACCCCCGCAG ACTTCCGGAACCCCGGTGACCAGGACAGCCAGAACTGAAACTGCGGCCCACGGCCCCACCCCTGTCCCCGGGGGGCCGACGCTGGAGAAGTCCCatcgggaagaagaggaggagaaggaggaagacctAAGTAAGGAACCCCGAAGCCACCCCGCCCCTGCATCCCCCTCCCCGACGAGACACCCCTTCCCCGCAGGCAGCGTGGCCGGGTACGTGCTGGCCGCTTCCCTGGTGCTCGGGAGCACCGtggcactgctgctgctgctccacgCCTGGAGGCTCCGAGGCCAGG cctcctcctcccccgcagcGCCCGGCCAACCGGGCCCCACTGAGGAGTGGGTGCTGAAGCCAGCAGAGCCCACGGTCCTGCGTGCGGGCGGTGCCGGCGTCGAGCCCAGCGCGCCGCCATCCCACCCGGGCGTCGGACCTCCTTCGCCCCCCATCGCTCGGCCCCCACTGGCCGCTCTGCCCCTGTCGCGGCTGCTGGACCAGCTGGAGGTGCTAGAGGAGCTGGTGCTGCTGCTGGacccggagccgggcccggggggcgggggcagcgcgTGGGGCACAACACGGCACCTGGCAGCCCGCTACGGGCTCCCCGCCCCCTGGGTCACCTTCGTCTACTCGCTGCGGCCAGCCCGCTCCCCCCTGCGCGCCCTGCTCGAGACTGTAGTCGCCCGAGACCCCGCAGCCCACCTGGGCCAGCTGGCCGCCCACCTGGAGGCCCTGGGCCGGGGGGACGCGCTGCGGGCGCTGGCACGGCTGGCCTGGGGGGGGGtcgctggggaggaaggggcggggggagcacgCCGCCGAGCCGGGTCCAAATATGGGGGCTTTATTTTCGGCCACGGGGCCCCTTAA